In Pseudophryne corroboree isolate aPseCor3 chromosome 2, aPseCor3.hap2, whole genome shotgun sequence, the sequence cagccgttccttgccactccgtgtcgtaaatggcacattggcaagtttacgcttctcctcagacgattttgatttagatttttgggtaattttactgagctttatttttattttacatgctctctactatgacattgggcatcggtcttggcagacgacgttgatggcatttcatcgtctcggccatgattagtggcagcagcttcagcacgaggtggaagtggatcttgatctttccctattttaccctccatatttttgttctccattttttaatgtgtggaattatataataAAGCAtataattaagcagtgtgagcacagatatttgcagcccactgaacatagaaactgagaggacgccagccacgtcctctcacgatcatctccaatgcatgagtgaaaattggaggcgacgcgcggctccttatatagaatccgaatctcgcgagaatccgacagcgggatgatgacgttcgggcgcgctcgggttaaccgagcaaagcgggaggatccgagtctgctcggaaccgtgcaaaaaagagtgaagttcgggcgggttcggattccgaggaaccgaacccgctcatcactagttaaaactaatatacaccattggtttcactttaatatacacaatctatattgCTCAGTATACACTGCATATCAAATTGATGTAACGTCTTCTTTATGATCAGATTGCAGCTTAGTAAATATGACCATTTGCCTCTTtgccagataaataaataaaatattttcctTTATTTCAGTCAGGTTACAATGACATAGAATTCTTGTGAGAGCGAATCCCAGAGGAAGAATTCCCACCTGAAATATGCCTATAAGAAGAGGGACGGAAATCACTGGATATCCAGATATCACTGCGCAGTCACTTACCTGCCGCCATCCTCACATAGGACTGACGCTTCCTTTTATTCCCATGACATTATAGAAAAGTATTAGTAATTATGTCTTTGCTGGAATATGAGGCAGGAATGAAGGGGGAAAACCTGTCTGGGATCAGTCCGTCTTTTGTGTTCCTGGGACTGTTGGGCGTGGAGAATTATAGATACCTATACTTTGTCTTAGCCCTCAGCCTGTATATAATCACCATGTTGCTATGCGGCCTGATTGTGTATGTTATCTGGGCTGAGGAGAGTCTCCATGAGCCAATGTATATTTTCATAGGTAACCTGATTCTCAATGGTGCGTGTGGAAACACAATTATCTTCCCACAATTTATAATGAACTTGCTGATGGGATCCTCCACAATCTCATTTCCGCAGTGTCTCGCACAGATATTCTGTATACAAAGTTTTTCCGGGgttgaaatattcacttttaccacCATGGCCTATGACCGGTATTTGGCCGTCTGTCATCCCCTGAGATACTCTTCCTTGATGACAAATGTAAAAGCTCTgacttatatatttatattttggaTCGTTGTCTTTATACTGGTCCTGATTCCTGTGATCCTGACGGCAAAGCTCCAGTTCTGTGGGGTGAATATTAATAACATTTTCTGTGACAATATGTCCCTGGTCAGACTGGCCTGCGGAAGTTCCTCAGTGAATGACATCTTTGGACTTATTGAAACAttatttttggttttgtgttctctgctaattattatatactgctatataaggacgctactgatcTGCCTGAAGGTCTCCGGAGCAGCTTCCCTGAAAGCCGCCCATACGCTGGTGACCCACATAGTCACATTCTCTGTATTTATGACAGCATCACTATTCGTCTTTCTAAGGTACAGACTGAATGGTGGCGCAGTCTCTGTCACCGCTCATGTGATATTGTCCATCACCGGACTTCTCACATCTGTCATTGTGAACCCGATTGTGTACGGGGTAAGGACGGAGGCTCTAAAGCTAAAACTAATCTATAATATAAAGGAAATGCACATACTGAGGAGACTTTCTGAGCCAAAGTAACTGCAGCATCTGTGTGCACGGCTCTGGGCTGTAATGAGTATCTGGCACTTGTGACAAGATATTCTTTGAGTGTTTGCTGGCTGGTCAAGGACCTCGGCCTATTCAATAACAGTTTATGGTACAACAATCCCATGATGGCCACATACAGGGAAGCATCAGGACTGGATGTTATTTATTAAATGTAACATCATTATTAAAAGATtttagagaaaaaaaacattttctttatTCTTACGATACATAAAACCAGCTATTAATAAGGAATCATTTGCCGAGTGAACCATTCAATTCCATATTAACACATCACAATCTCTAGCTAAAGcatatgcagggccgtaactaggggggggcgggtgcaggaattgagggggtgccgaggagttacagaggaacaggttttttttttaaccagcattgctgtgctgctccagtgagacagcagactgctcccggggcaatgtctctgacccacctgtctgcccacagttggctctgacgctgtgcgggtgagctccagtacctgggatctctcctatgctggctactgtcttaaactctcttctttgccatgcagtgctgcgactagcatgcagtgAACTATGCAAGCTATAGaggtgagctgttggtgctgtgtttttaggcaggctatgatccctgctgcctggccagcaccgaccgataacaagctgccgcctacacaccattgagaagacacgctgtagtgtggtgatgtagttcagcatgtaggggatgttgtacgagtgatgtaatgcagtagatatgggaatgtagtgcagtgatacagtgcattgtatggggacacacaggggacaatgtagtggaacacgctgctgggggggcatgtgatgcttagggcatttggggcacataggggaatatagtatcccctttttcacatttttcGATAacatgattattttagtctgacagtgtttgtttgcatgtttgtttgttttttttgtttttttttttggggggggggcgacaaattaccgccttgccccgggtgatgaaaatcctagtttcggccctggtatatGAATATAATACTAACATAGAAGTATACAACCCTATTCTTCCGAGGTGCGAGGGAGACTTTCTGGGACCTTTCCAAATTGCTATCATCTTGGCACCCACCATCCAGGGGTGTCGGGGATAGCCCTGGGCTTCAGCCAAGGCCTTGGGTGCCCTGAAGCGGTGGACACCTTTATTGCAGGGTCCCCACTTTCCCAGAAATCCCtgacctgggctgactagttttggGGGATGAATGCTGTGTCCGGGGGGCCCCGTTAAGTGTGTCCCCAACTAATGGAGCCCAATTCTGGTTGAAACAGCGACAAGATGGTGCGCAAATTTAGATTGCATggccgtttgcaaggtgattgtcaggaagcagacgtttgtgcgtggtaactgcccgttttctgggagtgtctggaaaaacgcaggcgttcccaagcgttttcagggcgggtgtgtgacgtcagctccggccccgatcagcctgatttattcgcactggaggagtaagtattgagctacgcacagactgcacagaatgggaaaacattagatggtgagtgtgatgcgaacggttttgcagctgtccgctgactgaggggatttTTTTGTACAGCGAACTCATGCAATTGCACACTTTCACGGGGCAAATTATCACTACCCCTGGGTGGCGAttttctgatcgcaggacagtgtaatttgcagtacattgatcaggtctgaattaggccctatgtacggtAACTCACAGCGGCTGATTTCTGATCGCAGCCTGTGGAGGTGAGGGCAGAAATCCGTTACTGTGACTGGCTGGTAGATGCACAGTGCGAGTTGTATCTGACAATTAGGGATTATCCAGGATTGCTGGTCCTGTATTCTGCTAATGCTGTGATAGTGGATGTGTGACAGTACATACCCATCCCTGACTGTTGTATGACTGGAGAGTAAATGGGCAGAATGTTATATGTATGTAATAATGTGTACAGGTCTGGTGACTGAGAAGGGCTCTAATGTTCATGTGTTTTTCATATTAAATGATTCTATTATGTATAGAGATGTATGAGATTAGAGAGGGGTATTCAGCTGATACAATATAGTAATACGGTATACGCTTCGCACGCacacaccactcacactgtactagtGACGCCGGGCTGGGACTTTAGCCGCTCAGGAACTCATTTTACACACGTACAAAGTGTCAGATGAAGCTCAGCGGAACGCAGACCCAGATTCATCAAGCCTTGGCGAGTAAtagattgcacggtgataaagtaccaaccaatcagctcctaactgtcattctccaaacacagcctgtgacatggcagtcaggagctgattggttgatactttatcaccatgcaattgatctctctccaaggcttgataaatctgggccttagtgtgAAACAAATCTGCGGCTGCTGCATCATTGGTTTCCTACAGCGAGTCAGAGCCAATCACACACAGATGTGTCATGTCAATCTAATCAGCGCAGTCTCGTGTAGCGGTTTTGATGCATCGTATGGCAACAAAGATGGATATTGGAGGgaagggctgtttggtgtgactgcggtaatagtgtatgaggacacatttataGTATCACttaacattattataaccatgataAGTGATTGGTATCTGCAACCTTCTTATAATGGTCCCATCACTCAGCATCACACAGATTCCTGAAGCTCTACAGTACTCAGGGCCTGTTCCGGGGCATCTGGCACCCCggacggcattagggggcgtggcttcgtacagggggcgtggtcatttacgccccctgtacagactgaaaggatgtgcggtgcgcaatgacgtcatcgcgcaccgcacagcaaaggtcctctccacgaagggaaactagacgcgtagtgtctagttcccttcgtggaaaggacctttgctgtgcggtgcgcgatgacgtcatcgcgcaccgcacagtaaaggacctctccacgaagggaaactagacgcgtacgcgtctagtttcccttcccagcggcagcaggggggcagcgggcagcggggggcacacagcagtagcggatcttgccctggtgcggcgccctccggatggcggcgccccgggcaaaagtcctgcttgcccgtggcaagatccgctactgacagtaCTGACGATATAACTGactatattaattagagatgagcgcctgaaatttttcgggttctgtgttttggttttgggttcggttccgcggccgtgttttgggttcgaacgcgttttggcaaaacctcaccgaattatttttgtcggattcgggtgtgttttggattcgggtgtttttttccaaaaacactaaaaaacagcttaaatcatagaatttgggggtcattttgatcccaaagtattattaacctcaaaaaccataatttacactcattttcagtctattctgaatacctcacacctcacaatattatttttagtcctaaaatttgcaccgaggtcgctgtgtgagtaagataagcgaccctagtggccgacacaaacaccgggcccatctaggagtggcactgcagtgtcacgcaggatgtcccttccaaaaaaccctccccaaacagcacatgacgcaaagaaaaaaagaggcgcaatgaggtagctgtgtgagtaagattagcgaccctagtggccgacacaaacaccgggcccatctaggagtggcactgcagtgtcacgcaggatggcccttccaaaaaaccctccccaaacagcacatgacgcaaagaaaaaaagaggcgcaatgaggtagctgactgtgtgagtaagattagcgaccctagtggccgacacaaacaccggacacatcaaggagtggcactgcagtgtcacgcaggatgtcccttccaaaaaaccctccccaaacagcacatgacgcaaagaaaaaaagaggcgcaatgaggtagctgtgtgagtaagattagcgaccctagtggccgacacaaacaccgggcacatctaggagtggcactgcagtgtcacgcaggatgtcccttccaaaaaaccctccccaaacagcacatgacgcaaagaaaaaaagaggcgcaatgaggtagctgtgtgagtaagattagcgaccctagtggccgacacaaacaccgggcccatctaggagtggcactgcagtgtcacgcaggatgtcccttccaaaaaaccctccccaatcagcacatgatgcaaagaaaaagaaaagaaaaaagaggtgcaagatggaattatccttgggccctcccacccacccttatgttgtataaacaaaacaggacatgcacactttaaccaacccatcatttcagtgacagggtctgccacacgactgtgactgatatgacgggttggtttggaccccccccaaaaaagaagcaattaatctctccttgcacaaactggctctacagaggcaagatgtccacctcatcttcaccctccgatatatcaccgtgtacatccccctcctcacagattatcaattcgtccccactggaatccaccatctcagctccctgtgtactttgtggaggcaattgctgctggtcaatgtctccgcggaggaattgattataattcattttaatgaacatcatcttctccacattttctggatgtaacctcgtacgccgattgctgacaaggtgagcggcggcactaaacactctttcggagtacacacttgtgggagggcaacttaggtagaataaagccagtttgtgcaagggcctccaaattgcctctttttcctgccagtataagtacggactgtgtgacgtgcctacttggatgcggtcactcatataatcctccaccattctatcaatgttgagagaatcatatgcagtgacagtagacgacatgtccgtaatcgttgtcaggtccttcagtccggaccagatgtcagcatcagcagtcgctccagactgccctgcatcaccgccagcgggtgggctcggaattctgagccttttcctcgcacccccagttgcgggagaatgtgaaggaggagatgttgacaggtcgcgttccgcttgacttgacaattttgtcaccagcaggtctttcaaccccagcagacctgtgtctgccggaaagagagatccaaggtaggctttaaatctaggatcgagcacggtggccaaaatgtagtgctctgatttcaacagattgaccacccgtgaatccttgttaagcgaattaagggctgcatccacaagtcccacatgcctagcggaatcgctccgtgttagctccttcttcaatgcctccagcttcttctgcaaaagcctgatgaggggaatgacctgactcaggctggcagtgtctgaactgacttcacgtgtggcaagttcaaagggcatcagaaccttgcacaacgttgaaatcattctccactgcacttgagacaggtgcattccatctcctatatcgtgctcaattgtataggcttgaatggccttttgctgctcctccaacctctgaagcatatagagggttgaattccacctcgttaccacttcttgcttcagatgatggcagggcaggttcagtagtttttggtggtgctccagtcttctgtacgtggtgcctgtacgccgaaagtgtcccgcaatttttctggccaccgacagcatctcttgcacgcccctgtcgttttttaaaaaattctgcaccaccaaattcaaggtatgtgcaaaacatgggacgtgctggaatttgcccatatttaatgcacacacaatattgctggcgttgtccgatgccacaaatccacaggagagtccaattggggtaagccattccgcgatgatcttcctcagttgccgtaagaggttttcagctgtgtgcgtattctggaaagcggtgatacaaagcgtagcctgcctaggaaagagttggcgtttgcgagatgctgctactggtgccgccgctgctgttcttgcggcgggagtccatacatctacccagtgggctgtcacagtcatatagtcctgaccctgccctgctccacttgtccacatgtccgtggttaagtggacattgggtacaactgcattttttaggacactggtgagtctttttctgacgtccgtgtacattctcggtatcgcctgcctagagaagtggaacctagatggtatttggtaacgggggcacactgcctcaataaattgtctagttccctgtgaactaacggcggataccggacgcacgtctaacaccaacatagtagtcaaggactcagttatccgctttgcagtaggatgactgctgtgatatttcatcttcctcgcaaaggactgttgaacagtcaattgcttactggaagtagtacaagtgggcttacgacttcccctctgggatgaccatcgactcccagcggcaacaacagcagcgccagcagcagtaggcgttacacacaaggatgcatcggaggaatcccaggcaggagaggactcgtcagacttgccagtgacatggcctgcaggactattggcattcctggggaaggaggaaattgacactgagggagttggtggggtggtttgcgtgagcttggttacaagaggaagggatttactggtcagtggactgcttccgctgtcacccaaagtttttgaacttgtcactgacttattatgaatgcgctgcaggtgacgtataagggaggatgttccgaggtggttaacgtccttacccctacttattacagcttgacaaagggaacacacggcttgacacctgttgtccgcatttctggtgaaatacctccacaccgaagagctgatttttttggtattttcacctggcatgtcaacggccatattcctcctacggacaacaggtgtctccccgggtgcctgacttaaacaaaccacctcaccatcagaatcctcctggtcaatttcctccccagcgccagcaacacccatatcctcctcatcctggtgtacttcaacactgacatcttcaatctgactatcaggaactggactgcgggtgctccttccagcacttgcagggggcgtgcaaatggtggaaggcgcatgctcttcacgtccagtgttgggaaggtcaggcatcgcaaccgacacaattggactctccttgtggatttgggatttcaaagaacgcacagttctttgcggtgcttttgccagcttgagtcttttcagttttctagcgagaggctgagtgcttccatcctcatgtgaagctgaaccactagccatgaacataggccagggcctcagccgttccttgccactccgtgtggtaaatggcatattggcaagtttacgcttctcctccgacaattttatttttggttttggagtccttttttttctgatatttggtgttttggatttgacatgctctgtactatgacattgggcatcggccttggcagacgacgttgctggcatttcatcgtctcggccatgactagtggcagcagcttcagcacgaggtggaagtggatcttgatctttccctaattttggaacctcaacttttttgttctccatattttataggcagaactaaaaggcacctcaggtaaacaatggagatggatggattggatactagtatacaattatggacggactgccacggttaggtggtataaaaaaaccacggttaggtggtatataatacaattatggatggacggactgcctgccgagtgccgacacagaggtagccacagccgtgaactaccgcactgtacactggttgataaagagatagtagtatactcgtaacaactagtatgacgacggtataaagaatgaaaaaaaaaccacggttaggtggtatatattataatacaattatggttggacggactgcctgccgagtgccgacacagaggtagccacagccgtgaactaccgcactgtacactggttgataaagagatagtagtatactcgtaacaactagtatgacgacggtataaagaatgaaaaaaaaaccacggttaggtggtatatattataatacaattatggttggacggactgcctgccgagtgccgacacagaggtagccacagccgtgaactaccgcactgtacactggttgataaagagatagtagtatactcgtaacaactagtatgacgacggtataaagaatgaaaaaaaaaccacggttaggtggtatatattataatacaattatggatggacggactgcctgccgagtgccgacacagaggtagccacagccgtgaactaccgcactgtacactggttgataaagagatagtagtatactcgtaacaactagtatgacgacggtataaagaatgaaaaaaaaaccacggttaggtggtatatattataatacaattatggatggacggactgcctgccgagtgccgacacagaggtagccacagccgtgaactaccgcactgtactgtgtctgctgctaatatagactggttgataaagagatagtatacaatactactaatatactggtggtcaggcactggtcaccactagtcacactggcagtggcactcctgcagcaaaagtgtgcactgtttaattttaatataatattatttatcatgtactcctggctcctgctataacaacctgcagtgctccccagtctcccccacaattataagctttatatacaatacattgatgtgcagcacactgggctgagcagtgcacacagactgagtcactgtgtgactgtgtatcgtttttttcaggcagagaacggatatattaaataaaacaaacaactgcactgtctctggtggtcactggtcactgtggtcgtcagtcactaaactctgtctgcactctcttctaatctacagtatcacagcaatctctctctctctctctcttctaaatctaatctaaatggagaggacgccagccacgtcctctccctatcaatctcaatgcacgtgtgaaaatggcggcgacgcgcggctccttatatagaatccgagtctcgcgagaatccgacagcgtcatgatgacgttcgggcgcgctcgggttaaccgagcaaggtgggaagatccgagtcgctcggacccgtgaaaaaaaaagtgaagttcgtgcgggttcggattcaaagaaaccgaacccgctcatctctaatattaatatttatccctttctcatgtattttttgCGTACAAGTACAATCTCAAATTGATCCAAATACACTGTTTATGTACGTGTGAAAGGGCT encodes:
- the LOC134989450 gene encoding olfactory receptor 1496-like, translated to MSLLEYEAGMKGENLSGISPSFVFLGLLGVENYRYLYFVLALSLYIITMLLCGLIVYVIWAEESLHEPMYIFIGNLILNGACGNTIIFPQFIMNLLMGSSTISFPQCLAQIFCIQSFSGVEIFTFTTMAYDRYLAVCHPLRYSSLMTNVKALTYIFIFWIVVFILVLIPVILTAKLQFCGVNINNIFCDNMSLVRLACGSSSVNDIFGLIETLFLVLCSLLIIIYCYIRTLLICLKVSGAASLKAAHTLVTHIVTFSVFMTASLFVFLRYRLNGGAVSVTAHVILSITGLLTSVIVNPIVYGVRTEALKLKLIYNIKEMHILRRLSEPK